From Methanococcus maripaludis, one genomic window encodes:
- the iorA gene encoding indolepyruvate ferredoxin oxidoreductase subunit alpha encodes MNNKHFLMGNEAIAYGAIAAGLQFATGYPGTPSTEVMETLIKNAKKYNFYAEWSTNEKVALETAIGASFSGASSIVTMKQVGLNVASDPLMSLTYLGVKGPLVLLVTDDPGPHSSQTEQDTRSFGLFSNIPVLDPSNSQEAYEMTKYAFEISKKYETPVFLRTTTRVSHRCDDVVLDDLKPSNEDIEGFSKSSRWVIFPKLAAERHPILEKLQETLSKEFSNSKFNFKTGTGKIGIITSGASYHYVNEAISNNKDLFSVLKIGTPYPFPEKKVIEFINDIESIIVVEELDSYLEDQLLQLFGKYGISKAVYGKKNNIFPYCGEYGIDIAKVGINKVLDILKIQRIEIPEKLISKNEIIPLPVRPPNLCAGCMHRTVFYAFKEVSKELKKQNIQTIFSGDIGCYTLGNAPPLELIDTCLCMGAGISIAGGISRTNKNSKNVAFIGDSTFFHSGIPAVINAVYNKADVTIAVLDNRTTAMTGHQPHPGTGKTALGEATKLIDIEGILKSCGIEFVKTVSADDFLTCKEISRAAIDYNGPSAVVFRGTCVSLVKSTKKCTINKNKCTGCKICVERLGCPAITLNGDIPEIMENCTGCGLCMAVCPVDAIKEVDEQ; translated from the coding sequence TTGAATAATAAGCATTTTTTAATGGGAAATGAAGCGATTGCATATGGAGCAATTGCTGCAGGATTACAGTTTGCAACAGGGTATCCAGGAACTCCTTCAACAGAAGTTATGGAAACTCTGATTAAAAATGCAAAAAAATATAATTTCTATGCTGAATGGTCTACGAATGAAAAAGTAGCATTGGAAACTGCAATTGGTGCATCATTTTCAGGTGCAAGTTCCATTGTAACAATGAAACAGGTTGGCTTAAACGTTGCATCAGATCCACTGATGAGTTTAACATATCTTGGAGTAAAAGGGCCGTTAGTCCTTTTAGTAACTGATGATCCAGGACCTCATTCATCCCAAACTGAACAAGATACCCGATCTTTTGGATTATTTTCAAATATTCCAGTACTTGACCCATCAAACTCGCAGGAAGCCTACGAAATGACAAAATATGCTTTTGAAATTTCAAAAAAGTATGAAACTCCAGTATTTCTTCGAACTACGACAAGAGTTTCACACCGGTGTGATGATGTTGTACTGGATGACTTAAAACCCTCAAATGAAGATATAGAAGGATTTTCAAAAAGTTCCAGGTGGGTAATATTTCCAAAATTAGCCGCGGAAAGACATCCAATTTTAGAAAAATTGCAAGAAACACTTTCAAAAGAATTTTCAAATTCAAAATTTAATTTTAAAACAGGAACTGGAAAAATTGGCATAATAACTTCAGGAGCATCTTATCACTACGTAAATGAAGCTATCTCCAATAATAAAGACTTATTCTCAGTTTTAAAAATTGGAACACCATATCCATTCCCAGAAAAAAAAGTAATTGAATTTATAAACGATATTGAGTCGATAATAGTAGTAGAAGAACTAGATTCATATTTAGAAGATCAATTACTCCAATTATTTGGAAAATATGGTATTTCAAAGGCAGTTTACGGTAAGAAAAATAATATATTCCCTTACTGTGGAGAATACGGCATCGATATTGCAAAAGTTGGAATTAACAAAGTTCTAGATATTTTAAAAATTCAAAGAATTGAAATTCCCGAGAAACTAATCTCTAAAAATGAAATAATTCCCCTTCCAGTAAGGCCTCCAAATTTATGTGCCGGATGTATGCACAGGACTGTATTTTACGCATTTAAGGAAGTTTCAAAAGAATTAAAAAAACAAAACATTCAAACTATATTTTCCGGAGATATTGGATGCTACACGCTTGGAAATGCTCCACCTTTGGAATTAATAGATACCTGTCTTTGTATGGGTGCAGGAATTAGTATTGCTGGCGGAATTTCAAGAACTAATAAAAATTCAAAGAATGTCGCATTTATTGGGGATTCTACATTCTTCCATTCAGGAATTCCTGCAGTAATTAACGCAGTTTATAATAAAGCCGATGTTACAATTGCAGTATTGGATAACAGGACTACTGCGATGACTGGCCACCAGCCACATCCTGGAACTGGAAAAACTGCTCTTGGAGAAGCTACAAAATTGATAGATATTGAAGGAATTTTAAAAAGCTGTGGAATTGAATTTGTAAAAACTGTATCTGCAGATGATTTTTTAACCTGTAAAGAGATTTCAAGAGCAGCTATTGACTATAACGGCCCTTCTGCAGTTGTTTTCAGAGGAACTTGCGTTTCACTTGTTAAATCCACTAAAAAATGTACGATTAATAAAAATAAATGTACTGGGTGCAAGATCTGCGTTGAAAGACTTGGATGTCCTGCAATAACGTTAAATGGAGATATTCCCGAAATTATGGAAAACTGTACTGGTTGCGGACTTTGTATGGCAGTATGCCCTGTTGATGCAATAAAAGAGGTTGATGAACAATGA
- a CDS encoding indolepyruvate oxidoreductase subunit beta, with protein sequence MNFSVIICGVGGQGVVLASRLLAITAMNSGFHVNTAETLGMSQREGSVVSHLQFGDDIKSSLIPEGSADLIIGLEVSEVARNLHFLKKNGKIITNSKMILPSARSSNEKYDSEKIINFIKEKVKSTICIDFSEIAKVAGNPKSMNVSVLGAAFYAEFLPLKYDNFLKTIESEIPEKYRNINLNAAKLSAETIFNMQEGHDEQ encoded by the coding sequence ATGAACTTCAGCGTAATTATTTGTGGGGTTGGAGGACAGGGTGTTGTTTTAGCATCCAGACTACTCGCAATTACTGCAATGAACTCGGGTTTTCATGTAAACACCGCTGAAACGCTTGGAATGTCCCAAAGAGAGGGTTCCGTGGTAAGTCATCTACAGTTTGGTGACGACATAAAGAGTTCATTAATTCCAGAAGGCAGTGCGGATTTAATAATTGGCCTTGAAGTTTCAGAAGTTGCAAGAAACCTCCATTTTCTTAAAAAAAATGGTAAGATAATCACAAACTCTAAAATGATTCTTCCAAGTGCAAGGTCTTCAAACGAAAAATACGATTCGGAAAAAATTATAAATTTCATTAAAGAAAAAGTTAAATCAACAATTTGTATCGATTTTTCAGAAATTGCGAAAGTTGCAGGAAATCCCAAATCAATGAATGTTTCAGTACTTGGTGCTGCATTTTATGCCGAATTTTTGCCTTTAAAATACGATAATTTTCTAAAAACAATTGAATCGGAAATTCCTGAAAAATACCGAAATATTAATTTAAATGCTGCTAAATTATCTGCAGAAACTATTTTTAACATGCAGGAGGGCCACGATGAACAGTAA
- a CDS encoding phenylacetate--CoA ligase family protein has product MNSKNSETFALIKKLLKHVSEGSEFYKTKFSEANVYINEINSLEDFKKIPFTEKEELRNAYPLGLQAVSDEKIVRIHSSSGTTGSPVIIPYTQKDVDVWSEMMMRCYQMAGVTNTDRVHITPGYGLWTAGIGFQLGAERLGAMAIPMGPGNTEKQLQMMMDLKSTVLTSTSSYALLLAEEIRKKGIQNKIHLKIGVIGSERWSEKMRNRIESELGIKSFDIYGLTEIYGPGIALDCEYHEGMHYWSDHLLFEIIDPVTGENLPDGELGELVITTLTKEGAPLIRYRTRDLTRIIPEKCKCGSPYPRIDRILGRADDRIKIKGVNIYPGQIEDLIQKVPGVSSEYQIVLSRFEGRDSMLFRIEVDVSKEDFEETETALIKAFKTYIGISPDVECLKIGDLPRSEKKSKRVFDNRD; this is encoded by the coding sequence ATGAACAGTAAAAATTCAGAAACGTTTGCATTAATTAAAAAATTACTAAAACACGTTTCAGAGGGCAGCGAATTCTACAAAACCAAATTTTCAGAAGCTAATGTATATATTAATGAAATTAACTCTCTTGAAGATTTTAAAAAAATTCCATTCACTGAAAAGGAAGAATTAAGAAATGCATACCCATTAGGCCTTCAAGCAGTTTCCGATGAAAAAATAGTTAGGATACATTCTTCATCTGGAACAACGGGAAGTCCCGTAATTATACCGTACACCCAAAAGGACGTAGATGTCTGGTCAGAAATGATGATGAGATGCTACCAGATGGCAGGAGTTACAAATACCGACAGAGTACATATAACCCCAGGATACGGGCTCTGGACTGCAGGAATTGGTTTTCAACTTGGTGCTGAACGTTTGGGTGCAATGGCAATACCGATGGGGCCAGGAAACACTGAAAAACAGCTTCAAATGATGATGGACTTAAAATCTACAGTATTAACATCTACTTCGTCTTATGCACTATTACTCGCAGAAGAAATACGAAAAAAAGGAATTCAAAATAAAATTCATTTAAAAATAGGCGTTATCGGCTCTGAAAGATGGAGCGAAAAGATGAGAAATAGAATCGAAAGCGAACTTGGAATCAAAAGCTTCGATATCTATGGATTAACTGAAATATACGGGCCAGGGATTGCGCTTGACTGCGAATACCATGAAGGAATGCACTACTGGTCAGACCATTTATTATTTGAAATCATTGATCCTGTTACTGGCGAGAATTTACCCGATGGAGAGCTTGGAGAACTTGTAATTACAACACTTACAAAAGAAGGCGCACCACTCATAAGATACAGGACAAGGGATTTAACAAGAATTATTCCTGAAAAGTGTAAATGTGGATCCCCATATCCAAGAATAGATAGAATTCTTGGAAGGGCTGATGATAGAATCAAAATAAAAGGAGTAAATATCTATCCTGGACAGATCGAAGATTTGATACAAAAAGTGCCGGGCGTAAGTAGTGAATACCAGATCGTCCTTAGCAGATTTGAAGGGAGAGATTCAATGTTATTTAGGATAGAAGTTGATGTTTCGAAAGAAGATTTCGAAGAAACTGAAACTGCACTTATAAAGGCATTTAAAACATACATCGGAATTTCACCCGACGTTGAATGTTTAAAAATTGGAGATCTTCCAAGAAGCGAAAAAAAGAGTAAAAGAGTATTTGATAACAGGGATTGA
- a CDS encoding methanogenesis marker 5 protein — translation MKKVFIFPPNSLILADLVERFGHKPLMINNAIGDKVRDLEIDTPPLNITDEDPKKGLKYAAIEVPSGVRGRMSLIGPLIDEAEAAIVMIHAPIGFGCVGCERTNELTKYLIRRKEMPVLNVEYPENDEDAKVVVKKIVLFLESLENKIEG, via the coding sequence TTGAAAAAAGTATTCATATTTCCCCCAAATAGCCTTATTCTGGCAGATTTGGTGGAAAGATTTGGTCACAAACCATTAATGATCAACAACGCAATTGGGGATAAAGTAAGGGATCTTGAAATTGATACGCCACCTTTAAACATTACTGACGAAGACCCGAAAAAAGGTCTTAAATATGCGGCAATTGAAGTTCCTTCAGGAGTTCGTGGCAGGATGTCATTAATAGGCCCATTAATCGACGAAGCAGAAGCTGCAATAGTTATGATTCATGCACCGATTGGATTTGGTTGTGTGGGCTGTGAAAGAACAAATGAACTCACGAAATACCTTATTCGAAGAAAAGAAATGCCAGTTTTGAATGTTGAATATCCTGAAAATGATGAGGATGCAAAAGTAGTCGTAAAAAAAATTGTACTATTTTTGGAAAGTTTAGAAAACAAAATCGAGGGTTAA
- a CDS encoding DUF2111 domain-containing protein produces the protein MLDLKCTSSKDIFPLAYAIHVLVNKSPVTMRSKDKPGVRIEKGKLIDDNYEGYVLKQVLEVGEVLKVTPICGPYAGVPVVVVPVKDGEKIIAAIGIVDLTAGIFEEIHSITRRKELARFLPDEAFPK, from the coding sequence ATGCTTGATTTAAAGTGCACCAGTTCTAAGGATATATTTCCACTGGCTTATGCGATACACGTACTTGTGAACAAATCGCCAGTAACAATGCGTTCAAAAGATAAACCAGGAGTTAGAATTGAAAAGGGAAAGTTAATCGATGATAATTATGAAGGTTATGTTTTAAAGCAAGTTTTAGAAGTTGGGGAAGTTTTAAAAGTAACTCCAATCTGCGGCCCATACGCGGGAGTTCCAGTTGTGGTTGTTCCAGTAAAAGACGGCGAGAAAATTATCGCTGCAATAGGGATCGTAGATTTAACTGCAGGGATATTTGAAGAAATTCATTCGATAACTCGTAGAAAAGAACTTGCAAGGTTTTTACCTGATGAAGCATTTCCGAAATAA
- a CDS encoding DsrE/DsrF/TusD sulfur relay family protein, with amino-acid sequence MKFTVIIGDAPYGKERAYSALRFALTALLEGIDVNIFLLEDGVYVAKKGQAPAGVPDYSELLENSIDAGAVVKACGPCGKARGISEDELLEGITFATMHDLVAFVKEADKTINF; translated from the coding sequence TTGAAATTTACCGTAATAATTGGGGACGCACCTTATGGAAAAGAGAGGGCTTATTCTGCTTTAAGATTTGCATTAACCGCCCTTTTGGAAGGAATTGACGTAAATATATTTTTACTCGAAGATGGGGTTTATGTCGCTAAAAAAGGCCAAGCTCCAGCAGGGGTTCCAGACTATTCTGAACTTTTGGAAAATTCGATAGATGCAGGGGCTGTTGTAAAAGCATGTGGCCCATGTGGAAAAGCAAGAGGAATTTCTGAAGATGAACTTCTTGAAGGAATTACTTTTGCAACGATGCACGATTTAGTGGCTTTCGTAAAAGAAGCAGATAAGACAATAAACTTTTAA
- a CDS encoding sulfurtransferase TusA family protein, whose product MELDVTGTVCPMPVLKTKKALDSLNSGDELTVKGDYKPALQNIVRFVEEKGHEILSSEESSDGFKVVIKK is encoded by the coding sequence ATGGAACTTGACGTTACAGGGACTGTATGTCCAATGCCTGTTTTAAAAACAAAAAAAGCATTAGATTCATTAAATTCTGGAGATGAATTAACCGTTAAAGGAGATTATAAACCTGCTCTTCAAAATATCGTAAGATTTGTAGAAGAAAAAGGCCACGAAATACTTTCTTCCGAAGAAAGCTCAGATGGATTTAAAGTAGTTATAAAAAAATAA
- a CDS encoding SWIM zinc finger domain-containing protein, with protein sequence MDNDIYDEMVQERGKEYFLKNMVKYCIKRGDTLHGTVYGSDRYITKVDLKTNTGICTCPYQYNCKHAYALLESYKNGKYVDGDKLFFNFSKLDKEEILEIFEGIVEKHNLWDEFVKTEKTLLGTAKNMLELTKIEKKNLFTFTSFLRNQFLKNAENEELLEILPDVIKYIQERRKLEEILFLIVDELFERGKTDKDILKRLIELSRKYRELWMVKDNILDYEYFELLDY encoded by the coding sequence ATGGATAATGATATCTACGATGAAATGGTTCAAGAACGGGGAAAAGAATACTTTTTGAAAAATATGGTGAAATACTGTATAAAACGAGGAGATACCCTTCACGGAACAGTTTATGGTAGTGACCGTTACATAACAAAAGTTGATTTAAAAACAAACACTGGAATATGTACCTGTCCTTATCAATACAACTGTAAACACGCATATGCACTTTTAGAGTCTTATAAAAATGGAAAATATGTAGATGGGGATAAATTATTTTTTAATTTTTCTAAATTGGATAAAGAAGAGATTTTAGAAATTTTTGAGGGTATTGTTGAAAAGCATAATTTATGGGATGAATTTGTAAAAACTGAAAAAACGCTACTGGGTACTGCAAAAAACATGCTTGAACTTACAAAAATTGAAAAGAAAAACTTATTTACATTTACTTCGTTTTTAAGGAACCAATTTTTAAAAAATGCAGAAAATGAAGAATTACTTGAAATACTCCCTGATGTAATCAAATACATTCAGGAGAGAAGAAAACTCGAAGAAATACTATTTTTGATAGTTGATGAACTTTTTGAGCGCGGAAAAACGGATAAAGATATTTTGAAGAGATTAATAGAACTTTCAAGAAAGTATCGCGAGTTGTGGATGGTAAAAGATAACATTTTAGATTACGAGTACTTTGAACTATTAGATTATTAA